The following DNA comes from Aulosira sp. FACHB-615.
ATTTACGCTAATATGCCTATGATGATTTTTATTTTAGCTGCTGGGTATTTATTCACTGTTTATCTATTATTAGCACTAGCAAAGCGCAGTAGTCAAAAATCTGTTGCTCAGAATTCTTTCTCAAAATCCAAGAATCATGAGAAACATCAGCAGGAGATATCTGTAACCTCACAAGTAACTGAGGTGGTAAACAGTCACGAGTCAATAGTCACATGAATTATAGGAATAGGGTTTGATTCCCAAATCTACTTGTGTATACAGGGAGTAGGGAGTAGAGAGTGGGGAGTAGGAAAGAAGTTTTATCTGGAATCAAATATGAGTCCTATATATGAAGTATGAAATTTCTGAAGTTTCATACTTCATTTTGGTTTATGAGAGTTGGGAAACAACTGTGTTATTTAAATCTACAACTTCGACCAATGGGGTATGACCTAGCCATTGGACTGCGGACTGAGCAAATTGTTGGGGAGAACCGCTAACAACAAAGCGCGTTGGTAATGGCGGGTGAGTATTAGTTAAGCCCAGCAACTCTAAATCTTGAGAACAAGCACCGACAACGTGAACAGCCGGGTCAACTAATTTGACATAGCTGGGAAGTAGCGATCGCAGTACTGGCGCTAAATGGGGATAATGAGTACAGCCGTAGACTAAAGTATCAATTTCTTGCTGAAGTAAAGGCTCTAAATAAGAACGGGCTACCTCAGTAGTGTAAGGGTCATTGATGCGATTCTGCTCAATCAGTGGGACAAACTCTGGACAGCCAACTTGCCAAACTTGTACTTCGGGGTCAATTTCGAGAATTGCTTGCTTATAAGCATTACTTTTAGCTGTAGCTGGGGTAGCAATTACACCAATGCGCTTACCTTGTTGTACCGCCGCCTTCGCGCCAGGGAGAATTACGCCCAAAATTGGTAGATTAAATTCTTGACGAACAATGTCTAAAGCGAGGGCGGAACTGGTGTTACAAGCCATCACTACCATTTTGACTTTTTGCTGCTCCATCCAAGAGAGAATTTCGCGCACAAACTGAAGAATTTCGGCTTGAGAACGAATCCCGTAAGGTAGTCTCGCTGTATCACCAAAATAAATAATCGATTCATTTGGTAGTTGGCGGTAAATTTGTCGCAGTACCGTTAACCCACCCACACCACTGTCAAAAACCCCGATAGGGGCGCGTTGAGGTTCTTTATCAGAAAAATCGTAAAGATTACCTTCAAAAATGGAAGATGAATACACAGGCAGATATTGATTTAGGTTTTAGCAATTAAAATACAGAATTTAGCAGACAATTTGTGAACTGACTAGTTTGGCAAATAGAATTCAGGAGTCAGAAGTCAGAATAAGTGAAAGATTTCTCTACAAATAGCGGGTTTAAGACTTCTACTGATTAATTCTGACTGCTGAACTTCTGCAAATATCACCTCATTACTTAAAAACTTGTACTATATTTTGAGATTGGTTGTATTCTTACCTTTGGCGTAAGTACTTGAGAATACCACGCGCGATCGCTTCTGCCATCCGATTTTGATATTCTGGAGAACCTAAGCGGGGATTATCTTCTCGACCAGTCATATAACCTGTTTCTACTAAAATCGAGGGCATAGAACTTTTTCGCAAGACATAAAATCGCGCTTTGCGTGTGCCTCGGTCTTTAATTGTGCCAATATCTTCCAGAATAGTTTTACGAACTACTTCAGCTAAAGCATAACCACTATCGTAGTAATATACTTCTAAGCCATTCACATCAGGGCGATTATCTACAGAATTAGCATGGATACTCACAAATAAAGTTGCATTGGCGCGTTCAGCAATATCTACTCTTCCTTGAAGTTCAACAAAAAAGTCAGCATCTCTGGTGAGGACTGCTTGTACACCATTGCGCTCTAGAATTGCAGCGACTCGTTTACCAATGGGTAAAATCACATCTTTTTCTAATAATCCGCCCAAACCAGGAGCGC
Coding sequences within:
- the murI gene encoding glutamate racemase, with amino-acid sequence MYSSSIFEGNLYDFSDKEPQRAPIGVFDSGVGGLTVLRQIYRQLPNESIIYFGDTARLPYGIRSQAEILQFVREILSWMEQQKVKMVVMACNTSSALALDIVRQEFNLPILGVILPGAKAAVQQGKRIGVIATPATAKSNAYKQAILEIDPEVQVWQVGCPEFVPLIEQNRINDPYTTEVARSYLEPLLQQEIDTLVYGCTHYPHLAPVLRSLLPSYVKLVDPAVHVVGACSQDLELLGLTNTHPPLPTRFVVSGSPQQFAQSAVQWLGHTPLVEVVDLNNTVVSQLS